A window of Stutzerimonas stutzeri genomic DNA:
CGGACCTTGTGCGGCATGCTCATCCAGAAGCGCGTATTGCTTACCACCATGTAGTCGAGCACACCGTGATCGGTCTCGACGATGTAGGGCTGCACGGTGTGCATCTTCTTGCTGTAGATGTTCGACCAGGGGTTCTCGGCACCTTGCACGGTGCCGGCGCGCAGGGCGTCGTAAGCATCGGCGAAGGGGATCTTCTGGGTCGACGCGCCAACGGCACCGAACTGCGCCTCGAGCACGGCCGAAGGCTGGATTCTGAAGCTCAGGCCCGCAGCGTCGCTCGGCTGGCGCAGCATGCGCGTTGCCGATAGCTGCTTCATGCCGTTGTGCCAATAAGCAAGACCGGTGATGTTCTTGTCTTCCATCGAACGCAGCAGCTGCTTGCCCTTGGTGCGTTTCTGAAAGCGATTGACCGCCTCGATATCGTCGAACAGGAATGGCAGGTCGAACACCTGTAGCTGTTTGGTGTACTGCTCGAACTTGGCCAGCGACGGTGCCAGCAGCTGGACTTCGTCGTTGCGCAGCGCCTCCAGCTCAGTGGCATCGCCGAACAGCGTCGAGTTGGGATAGACCTCGACGCGTACCTGACCAGGCATTCGCTCTTCTGCGAGGCGCTTGAACATCAGCGCACCCTTGCCCTTGGGTGTGTCGTCGGCCACTACGTGGGAAAACTTGATGACGATGGGCTCTGCCTGGGCACAAGCGCTGGCGACCGCCAGCAAGAGCCCGGCAAGAGTAATGATCGGCTTCATGAAAGACTCTTTATTCTGGTTGGTTGGCAGTGCATCCATGCGGACCGACCGCTAGGACGCGTCTAGGCTTTCAGCCGCTCCTTATGCCAAAGATAGGTGACGACTGAAAGCGCTTTCCCCAACCAACCCGACGGGAGCGGCACCGTGTCACAGTTTTGCCTGCTGTCCCTCCGCGGGTGCCTGATCCACAGCCCTAGACTGCAGTGATTGATCGCTAACCTCCCATCCGCCACCAAGCGCCTTGTATACCGCGACCACGCCGCGATAGAGCTCGACCTCGGCTTGCGCCTGGGCATCCTCGGCGGTAAGGCGTTCGCGTTCGGCGTCCAGCAGCACGAGGAAATCGGCGGTGCCTTCGCGATAGCGGATTTCCGCCTGCTGCGCTGCGGCCCGACTGGCCGTGGACTGACGCAGCAGCGAGAGCAAGCGCTGCTGGGCATTGGCGTAATCGCTGAAGGCATTCTCCGACTCTTCCAGTGCCAGCAGGACCTGTTGCTCATAGCTGGCCAACGCCGCATCGGCATCGGCTTCGGCGCCGCGCAGACGGGCCCGCACACTGCCCAGGTCGAACGCGGCCCAGCTGATGCTTGGCGCAACGCCCCAGGCCTGCGCGGCGCTGGAACCGATCTGCGAACCGCGCCCGGCGATAAAACCAAGGAATCCGGACAGGCTGACCCGCGGAAACAGATCGGCAGTAGCCACGCCGACATCTGCCGTAGCGGCCGCCAGCTGGCGTTCCGCGGCGCGAATATCCGGCCGCCTGCGCAGCAGTTCGCCCGGGTCACCAATCGGCAAGGCCTTGGCGATAGCCGGCAAGTCACGTGGCGAAAGGTCGACGCTAAGCTGGTCCGCACGCTGGCCGAGCAGGGTTGCGATGCGGTTACGCGCGCGCGCCTGCTGCGCCTGCAACTGCGGCAGGCTCGATTCGGTAGCGGCCAGCCGCGCATCGGCGCGCAGCACATCCAGTTCGCTGCCGACGCCCACTTCGCGTAACTGTTCGGTCAGCTCATGGGAGTTGCGCTGATTGGCCAGGTTGTCGCGGGCTATGCGTTCGCGCAGCTGCGCGCCGCGCAGCTGGCCGTAGGCGTCCACTAGCTCGGCAATCAGGCTGACCTGTAGCTGGTAGAGCTCGGCCTCGACGGCATCGGCCTGTGCTTCGCTGGCTTCCAGACGTCGTTGAATCCGGCCGAAGAGGTCGAGTTCCCACGCCATATCCAAGCCGAGGTCGTAGCGCTCGGTATTGACGCGCCGCTCGCTGAAGCCAGGCTGTTGTGCCTTGCCGATGTCAGCGCTGGCACCGGCGGTGACTGTGGGCAGTCGATCATTGCTGACGTCGTCACGGATCGCCCGCGCCGCACGCAGACGTGCATAGGCGATGCGCAGTTCGCGGTTCTCGGCCAGGGCTTCGCCGACCAGGGCATCCAGCGTCGGGTCTTCGAACTGATGCCACCAGGTTGCTTCGAAGCGCGAGCGGTCGTATTCGTCAGTGGCTGCAAGGCCGATGCTTGCCGGTTCAGGTTGCGGCGCCCGGTAATCCGGGCCGACCGCACAAGCGCTCAGTGCCAGAGAGAGCAAGGAAAGGGCGAAGAACTTCATGCCTGAACCTCCTTGTAAACCGCCTTGCGGGCTTCGCGCTTCTCGACGAAGGCGCGAATCACCAGATAGAACACCGGGGTCAGCAGCAGACCGAAGAAGGTCACACCGAGCATGCCACTGAATACCGCGACACCCATGGCATGGCGCATCTCGGCGCCGGCTCCGCTGGAGAGCACCAGCGGCACCACGCCCATGATGAACGCGAAGCTGGTCATCAGGATTGGTCGCAAACGCAGGCGGCAGGCTTCCAGAATCGCGGCCAGCCGGTCCATGCCTTCTTCCTGCTTGTCCTTGGC
This region includes:
- a CDS encoding efflux transporter outer membrane subunit; amino-acid sequence: MKFFALSLLSLALSACAVGPDYRAPQPEPASIGLAATDEYDRSRFEATWWHQFEDPTLDALVGEALAENRELRIAYARLRAARAIRDDVSNDRLPTVTAGASADIGKAQQPGFSERRVNTERYDLGLDMAWELDLFGRIQRRLEASEAQADAVEAELYQLQVSLIAELVDAYGQLRGAQLRERIARDNLANQRNSHELTEQLREVGVGSELDVLRADARLAATESSLPQLQAQQARARNRIATLLGQRADQLSVDLSPRDLPAIAKALPIGDPGELLRRRPDIRAAERQLAAATADVGVATADLFPRVSLSGFLGFIAGRGSQIGSSAAQAWGVAPSISWAAFDLGSVRARLRGAEADADAALASYEQQVLLALEESENAFSDYANAQQRLLSLLRQSTASRAAAQQAEIRYREGTADFLVLLDAERERLTAEDAQAQAEVELYRGVVAVYKALGGGWEVSDQSLQSRAVDQAPAEGQQAKL
- a CDS encoding TRAP transporter substrate-binding protein, which encodes MKPIITLAGLLLAVASACAQAEPIVIKFSHVVADDTPKGKGALMFKRLAEERMPGQVRVEVYPNSTLFGDATELEALRNDEVQLLAPSLAKFEQYTKQLQVFDLPFLFDDIEAVNRFQKRTKGKQLLRSMEDKNITGLAYWHNGMKQLSATRMLRQPSDAAGLSFRIQPSAVLEAQFGAVGASTQKIPFADAYDALRAGTVQGAENPWSNIYSKKMHTVQPYIVETDHGVLDYMVVSNTRFWMSMPHKVRFELEAILDEVSFMVNREAEELNRADRERIRQAGTSEIATLTPEERERWREAMRPVWQQFEPIIGADIIKAAETVNRKQRN